A genome region from Ptiloglossa arizonensis isolate GNS036 chromosome 4, iyPtiAriz1_principal, whole genome shotgun sequence includes the following:
- the LOC143145418 gene encoding chymotrypsin inhibitor-like gives MARYVLAVMFLTMMTVAVVKMQESPECGENQIWSLCGQMCEPTCDNPNPNPLYCPSIECTRFTASCRCQTGYLRNNTSSCVSPDDC, from the exons atGGCTCGATACGTTCTCGCTGTTATGTTTTTGACCATGATGACCGTCGCCG ttGTCAAAATGCAGGAATCACCCGAATGTGGCGAGAATCAGATTTGGTCACTCTGCGGACAAATGTGCGAACCAACTTGCGATAATCCAAACCCGAATCCTCTTTACTGCCCATCAATC GAGTGCACTCGATTTACAGCCAGCTGCCGGTGCCAAACAGGCTACCTTAGAAATAACACTTCAAGTTGTGTTTCTCCCGATGATTGCTAA